The sequence below is a genomic window from Rudanella lutea DSM 19387.
AACGACCGGGTATTCAACCCGCAGCTGACCTGTACCTGACGGGCTTCTGGGAAAGCGACAAACATACGGGCATCCTTCGGATTCGGCCCTCAAAGCAGCCGGCTTCTCCCGGAGCAACATCAACCGGGGCTCCTGAGATTTTACTGAGTAGCCCGCACCGGTATTTCGGTATCAATAAGGCCAAAAATGCCCCGACCATGACCTTCTACCGGGGTAACTTCCAGGAGCCGATCAACCTGTTTGTTACCGACACTACGTTTGCCAACCAACAACAGCTGAGCCGGGTCAATGCACAGCAGGACAGCATCCGCTGGGGCTCGGTCGAGCTGGTAAAATGGACGGGTACCAACGGTACAGCCCTCGAAGGACTCCTCTACAAACCCGAAGATTTCGACCCGAACAAGAAGTACCCCATGCTGACGTACTTCTATGAGCGTAGCGCCGAAACCCTGCCCGATTACAAGTTTCCGGCCCCCAGCCGCTCTACCATCAATATTCCGTACTGCGTCTCGAATGGCTACCTGGTCTTTGTGCCCGACATTGTGTACACCACGGGTAACCCCGGCCAGAATGCCTACGACTGTATTGTACCGGGTGTGCTGAGCCTGATCAACCGGGGCTTTGTTGATCGCGACCGGTTAGGCATTCAGGGTCAAAGCTGGGGCGGGTATCAAACAGCCTATATCATTACCCAAACGAACCTGTTCAAAGCCGCCATGGCGGGGGCCATTGTGGCCAACATGACCTCGGCCTACGGCGGTATTCGCTGGGGTACGGGCCTTGTACGCCAGTTTCAGTACGAGAAAACCCAGAGCCGAATTGGGGGCACGTTATGGGAAAAACCGATGCATTACATCGAAAACTCTCCGCTGTTTTACGCCGACCGTGTTCAGACGCCCCTCATGCTGATGCACAACGACGCCGACGGTTCTGTGCCCTGGTATCAGGGAATTGAGATGTTTACGGCCCTGCGCCGGTTGCAAAAGCCAGTCTGGATGGTGGTGTACAATGGCGAAGACCACAATCTGGTACAACGCCATAATGCCAAAGACCTGAGCATTCGGATGTACCAGTTCTTTGATCATTACCTGAAAGATGCGCCCATGCCGATCTGGATGAAAGAAGGGCGCAGCGCCGTGGAAAAAGACCGGGGCGAAATGAAATACTGATAACCAACCAGGGCCATTGCCTCAAAGAATTGGTTATGAGTTAGTTTGATTCAGATGAATGATTAGCTTTGGCCGCATTGTATTCTTAACCAAACTTCATGCCGCCAGTCTGTACAAGCGCGTGCAGGTACCTGACCGGGTACCCGCACGTACGCCCTTGCACTATCTACCGCGATCATACTTCTTTCACCGGCCACTCAGCCGGTCATATTCCTCAAATAGCCGAGCCTGTTAAGCATATACAGGCCGGCTATTTTTGCATTTAAAAGTAACGTTAATTGACATTTAATTTACGACAGGTACTACCCTTACATCCATGTACGTACTTGCGTCCCGATACAACCTAATCCATAAGTTGTGATGAAGCGAGTGCACGGCGGGTCCCTTTTTGGGGGCCTGCCGTTGTTTTAGACCCCGGCCAGTGCAACGAAAAACATAAAACCCTTCCCGCCTGAATGGTATGTAGCGTCCTGTTTCCGCTTTATCTCACGACACAACCAAACGCTTACATCATGCTTCATCGCTTTTTGGCGGCAAGCCTTTTTAGCTTATTACTTTCTCCGGTCTGCGCCCAGACAACCAAGCCGGCAACCTCAGGTAACCCGGTATTTCCGGGCTGGTACGCCGACCCTGAAGTAGCCGTTTTTGGCAACAAATACTGGATATATCCTACCTACTCAGCGCCGTACGAAAAGCAGGTGTTCATGGACGCTTTCTCATCGCCCGATTTGGTCAAGTGGACCAAGCACCCACGGATTATCGACACAACCGCCGTAAAATGGGCTCGCCGGGCTATGTGGGCCCCTTCGACCATTCAGAAAGACGGGAAATACTTTCTTTTCTTCGGGGCCAACGATGTGCACGAAGGGGAAGTGGGTGGTATCGGGGTAGCCGTAGCCGATAAGCCCGAAGGCCCTTTCCGCGATTATCTGGGCAAACCGCTCATCGGGCAAATCCACAACGGTGCCCAACCCATCGATCAATTTGTGTTTAAAGATAAAGACGGGCAGTACTACATGATTTACGGCGGTTGGCGGCACTGCAACATTGCCCGGCTCAACGCCGATTTCAAAGGGTTCTCGCCCTTCCCCGATGGTAAAACCTTCCGCGAAATCACACCCAAAGGGTACGTAGAAGGGCCTCTCATGTTTATGCGCAATGGCAAATACTACTTCATGTGGTCGGAAGGAGGCTGGACAGGCCCTGACTATTCGGTTGCCTACGCCATTGCCGATTCGCCGTTTGGTCCGTTTGAACGGGTCGGTAAAATTCTGCAACAAGACCCCAAAGTAGCCACGGGGGCGGGGCATCACTCTATGTTGAACATACCCGGCACCGACGAGTGGTACATTGTTTACCACCGGCGCCCGCTCACCGAAACAGACGGCAATCACCGCGAAACCTGCATCGACCGGCTCGAATTTGATGCCAACGGTGCCATTAAACCGGTACAGATTACGGTAGAAGGCGTAAAAGCACGTCCGCTGCGGTAGGGCATCCGGGGGGCCATCCGACCCGGATTCAGGTTTATTCTCTTAATAAAATTTGGTGAATCAGCCCAAAGCCCAAAAATCGTGTTGAGAAAAACGGATTTGGACACCCGCCGTCGTTTTAACTCTGCCCATTTCGGTTATTTTTGCAGGAAACCCCAATTAGTAAACTGACCAAATTCAGCATGAAAAAACAAGGTATTTCGCTTGCTCTGTCCTTACTGGCCACTGGCGTGATGGCCCAGCAAGGTCCGATTCAGTTCACGGCCAAAAGTATTGTAGCCCTCTCAGATGCCGATATGGCCGCGTCGGCCATGGTTGACGGGAACCTGCTCAAAGACAAGTTCACCAAAGATGCCCTAACCACCATTGGTTTTCCCCTCGACCGGAGTGGCAGCAACATCAACACCTCAGTCATTTCGAACAGCATGGCCCTGTTCGATAAAGTACTCGCTGTATCGAACAACGGCCGCCTGGCATTTGTGGTCGAAGGCCGTGGCCAAACCGGCGACAGCCTTACCTCGCTTAAAGGTGGATTGAGCGGCCTGCCTGCCAGTACCAAAATGTTTACCGTTGACCTGAGCGCGGGCAAGCCCGCCCTGAAATACGGTTTTGCTGTGGGCCAAAACCCAACGGCCGTTACCATCAACCCAACCGGCAACGCCCTGATCGTAGCCTCGGCTGATCCTGGTAAAGAGCTGCGGATTGTAGAAGTAGACGGTACCGGCAAGCCAACACGGATCCTGACGGCAGCATCGCCGGTGCCCAACGCGGTCATTACCGATCTGGCCTGGCATCCGGGTGGGCAGTTTGTGGCCTACACCATTGCCGGCTCGCAGGAAGTGGGTCTGATGAAATACGCCCTTGATGCTACCAAAAAGCCAAACCTGGTTCCGCACGGCAAAACCATTAAGGTAGGTGCTATGCCCGGCACGGGTAAATTCAACGCCGACGGCAGCGTGTTTGTGCTCGTCGACGCTAAGAAAGCCGCCAATGCTTCGGGCACGGGGGCGGGCGAGGTGTTCGCCGTTCAGTTCAGCACCGACGATACGCCGGGCGAACACAAAATCCTGTCGCAGGCCGCTACGGGTGAAGGCCCCGAGAGCGTAGCCATTAGCCCCGACGGTTCGGTAGTAGTTGTGGTCAACGCTGGTCAGTCGTACCAGCCGTTTGGCAACGCAGCCGTAGCTAAAAGCTCCCTGACAGTGTACGCACTCGGCAAAGACGGCAAGCTGACCCAGTCGGCCGATTATCCGTTTGAAGGCATTGCTCCCCAGAGCGTTGACTTCGACCGCTCGGGCGATGCTATTGCCGTAGCCGTACCCGAATACCTCGACTACGGAATGCGGAATGGCGGTATTGAATTCTGGAAAGTTACCAAGGGCGACAAGCCGACGCTCACCAAGCAGGCCGGCCGGATCAGCCTGACGCGCGGCTGCCACGCCATCAAGGTAATTCCGTAAGCATCAACGCCCTACAAATCGGGGTTCTGCCCCGTGTCGCACCCGGCTCCATCTCAGGAGCCGGGTGCGGCTTTTTTATACGGAGTCAGGCTTCGCATTTCCCGCGCTACATTGCTTATTTTTGACCATCCGGAATATACTATATACCGGGTGCGTACCAACCCTTTCGTTCATGCCTGCAACCCTAACCATTGGCGCCGACATTGGCACCACCAACGTCAAAGCTATTGCCTACGAACCCCACTCCGACCAGATTATAGCCCATGCGTCGCGGCCGTTGCACACGTTGCAACCCCAGCCAGGCTATTCGGAGCAAGACCCGGAGGCCATTTGGCAGGCATTTGGCGACGTGATGCGCGAGCTGATGCAAGCCGTGCAGCAGGCCGGGGCAACGGTTGGCGTAGTGGCGTTTAGTGCCGCCATGCACAGCCTGATAGCCATCGACGCCCAAGGTAACCCAATCACCAACGCCCTGCTTTGGTCCGACAACCGGGCCGAGGCCGAAGCGCGCACCCTGCGTACGCATCAGGCCGCATTGGGGCAGGCCATTTACGAGCAAACCGGTACGCCCATTCACCCGATGATTCCGCTGTGTAAACTCGCTTACTGGCGGCACCATCAGCCCGACCTCATCCGAGATGCGGCCCGCTTTATCAGCATCAAGGAGTTTTTATGGGTTCGGCTAACGGGCGAATACGACATTGACTTTTCGATGGCTACCGCTACCGGCCTGTTCGATCAGGAACACCGGCAATGGAGTCCATTGGCCCTCTCGGTGGCGGGCATCGCCGATACGCAACTATCGGTGCCTGTACCCACGATGCACATTCGGCCCCTGCTCGGTTCGGCGGCAACCCATACCGGGCTGGAACCCGGTACCCCCCTGCTCATTGGTGCCTCCGACGGCTGCCTGGCCAACCTGGGAGCCGGGGCTGTAGCGCCGGGTATGACAACGCTCACCATCGGCACAAGCGGGGCCATTCGCCAAACCGTTCGGCAACCCCTACGCGACCCACAAGGCCGGTTGTTCTGTTACCACCTGACCGAAGGCTACTATGTGGTGGGTGGCCCCACCAACAATGGGGCCAACGTACTGCAATGGCTGGCCGAACAGTTTACCCGCCAAACGCCCGAGGCTGTACTGGCGCAGGCAGCCCAAATCAATGCCGGTGCCGACGGGCTTCTGTTTTTACCCTATCTGCAAGGGGAGCGGGCTCCGCTCTGGGATGCGGCCGTACGGGGCGCATTTCACCACGTCGACTGGCTACATACGCAGGCTCATTTTGTGCGGGCCACTCTTGAGGGGGTCTTATTCAATCTCTGGAGCATCAACCAGCTCCTGGGCGACCATACTGACCCTACCCACGTCATTCATGCCAACGGCGGATTTGCTCAGTCGGCGTTTTGGGTGCAGATGCTGGCCGACATTGCCGGGGTGCCCGTACGGCTCAACGCCAGCAACGAAAGCGGAGCCGTCGGGGCCATTTTACTCGCGCTGACTGCTACCGGGCATTACCCCACACTCGATGTAGCCTCAGGTAGTGTGAGCTTCGGCAAAACGTACGAACCCAACCCTGAGCACCACCGGGTTTACCGGGAAACGTTCGAGCGTTTCAGAGCGCTTCAGGCAGACCTGGCCAATAACTAATTAAAAACGAAACAGGCGCAACGAACCCACTGATTTTCACGTAAATTAGCTTAGCACATCCCCTTTCTCCCGCTAAGCCTATGCGTCTGAAAATTTACTTTCTTTTGTGGTGCACTCTGGGTTTGTCTGGCAGCAGCTTTGCTACGCATCAGGTAGGGGGGCACCTGGAAATGCGTGCGTTGGATACTTCGCCCGGCCGCTATCTGATTACAGTGACCAATTACCTGGAGAACAATGCGCGTGGCAACCAGCAGGGCGGTGGGCGATTGGGCATTTACCGGAAGCGCGACAATTTCCTGATGCTCATTTTCACCACCAGCCAGAGCGGGCCCCGGCAACCGCTGGTGTTTGCCAACGAGCGGTGCGCCGAGCAGCGAAACCTCAATTTTATCGTTGCTACGTTTAGTGCCGAAATTAACCTTGACCCACTTACTTACAGCGACCCTCTGGGCTACTATATTTCGTACCAGACCCGCAACCGCAATGATGGTATTGATAACATCATGAACCCGGTGAACACGGGCTACACGTTTTATCTGGAATTTCCACCCCTACTTCGCAACGGAAGCCCTTTTTTGAACAGTTCACCCCGGTTTCCCAATATCAATGGCGAATACATCTGCCTCAATGACCCGTTTACGTTTGCTTTTGGCGGCACCGACCCCGACGGCGACCAACTACGCTACTCGCTCGTATCGCCCCTGAACCAGCTGGGGTCGGGCAACAACAATACCAACAACGTATCGGCGGGGCCCTACCCCGATGTCGTATGGGCACCGGGATACGGATCCGACAACGCCATTCCAGGCAAGCCCGCCTTACAAGTCAACCCAACTACGGGCGAACTGACCGTAACGGCCACCGCGCAGGGTCTGTTTGTATTTGCGGTGAAGGTGGAAGAATACCGAAATGGGCAACTGATTGGAGAAGTTCGGCGCGACTTTCAGTTTCTGGTTGTCGATTGCCCACCCGTGAGTCTGCCCAAAGCACAGGTGCGTGCGCAAAATAAACCTGCCACGGCTACCTCATTTACCATATGCCCCAATACCGGGCTAACCCTGCTGGCCAATACCGACCCTACCTGGTTTTACCAATGGCAACGCGACGGTCTGAACCTGCCCGGTGATACCCTCCCCACGCTGGAAGCACGGATGCCGGGCAATTACATGGTTGTGGTATCGTCGAAAACGAGCTGTGTGCAGTCGAGCAAATCGCAGGCGCTGACCATCACAGTAGTTGATGTGAGTACCCAACTGAGCAGCAGCGGCCACCTGTGTCCCACTACGGGTACCATGAGTTTCAGCGTTCCAGCCAACGACAACCAGACCTACCGATGGTTGGTTGATGGGCAAATTCGGGCGGGGGCCGTACAGCCTACCTTCACAACCGAACAGCCCGGCCGGTTTCAGGTCGAGGTGACCAATACAGTTTATGGTTGCCGGGTCCGGTCAGAGGAGCGTACCGTTGCCCGGTCGGCCCCGGTGCTGGCTACCCTTAGCAGTTCGGCCTCGGCCATTTGCCCCAGTGCTTCGCTAGCACTCATTGCCGGGGGCGGAGTCAGCTATCGGTGGCAGTATAACGGGCAGTCGCTGCCCCATTCGGCGGCCACTTTCGACGCGCAAACGGCGGGCACGTACAGCCTGACCGCCATTGACCAGTATGGTTGCGAAGGTACCTCAGCCCCGTTGGTCATTGGGCAGGTGCCCCCTATTAGCGTCAGCCTGGAGCCTGTTCCACCCAGTTGCGGAACCGTAGCCCCGGCCCTAACCTTAACAGGCAAACCCGACGGGGGTGTATTTGCAGGTACAGGTATTGCCCCAACCGACCCCGCAACAGGGCAGTTTAGCCCGGCTATGGCCGGGGTTGGTCTTCATGCGCTAACCTACACGGTACGGCCTGCGCCCTGGTGTGAGGGCGTAGTGGCCCGGCAGAATGCCCTCGTAGCGCCCATCCCGACCATCAACCTGCCCGACACCATCAAAACCTGGCGGGGCAACACCTTTACCGTAGAACCCCAGCTTACCGGCGCGCCCAACCAGTTTTGGTGGGAACCCACCGCCTTTCTGGGCAATTCGCGCTCAGCTCAACTCGATATTGTAGATATTCAGCACGATACGACGTACTATTTCAGAGTTCGCAATGAGGGGTTGTGCGAAGCGCGCGACACGGTTCGGGTACGCGTGTTTTCACGAATCTGGATCCCCGATGCATTCTCGCCCAATCGCGACGGACAAAACGACGTTTGGGAATTAAAAGGCGTAGAAGGATTTACCAAAGCCGAACTAACGATTTTCAACCGATGGGGCGAGGTGGTGTACTGGTCGAACAATGGATACCAGTCACCATTTGATGGTACATTCCAAGGGCAAGCTCTACCCGAGGGACCATACGTATTTGTGCTGAAACCGGCCCCCGGCTACGAAACCATTCGCGGCAAAGTGATTGTGCTACGCTGACGTGGCAGGCGGTTTTTTATCGTACCTGCCCGTCGCCTACCACTACCCATTTTTCGGTGACTAATTTTTCGAGGGCAAAGGGGCCCCTCGCGTGTAATTTCTGGGTTGAAATACCGATTTCGGCCCCGAGCCCAAACACGCCCCCATCGGTAAACCGGGTCGATGCGTTGGCGTAAACAGCCGCGGCATCCACCTCATTCAGAAACCGATTGATGGCCATCTGATCGGTGGCAACAATAGCCTCAGAATGGCGCGACGAGTACAGCTGAATATGGGCCAGGGCCTCATCCTCGTCGGCCACTACCCGCACCGCGCATTTGTAATCCAGAAACTCCCGGCCAAAGTCGGCCGGCTGTGCCCGTTGCAAATACGGGTAACCGGCTCGTTCCAGAATACCATAGGCCGTTTCGTCGGCAAAAACTTCGACGTTGTATTCGGTAAAACCCGGTTTGAGCATGGGCAAAAAGGCCTCCGCTACGGCGGCATCGACCACAATACAATCGAGCGAGTTACACACCGACGGCCGCGTTACTTTGGCATTGACCACAATAGCCGTGGCCTTGGCCAGATCGGCTGTTTTGTGCACGTACGTATGGCACACCCCCGCCCCGGTTTCGATAGTGGGCACCAGCGAGTGCTTGCGCACAAACTGAATAAGCGACTCCGAACCACGGGGAATAATAATATCGACGTATCGGGTGGCCGTCAGCAACTCATTCACCACCGCCCCACGTTGCCCTTCGCCATCGAGCGGCAACAAAGTCACAGCCGCCCTGGGAATGTCAAATGCTTCCAATGCCTGTTCAATCAGGCCAACAAGCACCCGGTTTGAGAAATCAGCCTCTTTACCCCCTTTCAATACACAGGCATTTCCTGAGCGCAGGCACAGGGCCGCCACATCGACCGTTACGTTGGGCCGCGACTCATAAATAGCACCCACTACGCCCAGCGGCACCGCCAGCTTACGCAGTTGCAAGCCCTTCTCGATGGTTCGGTCGAGCAACACCTGCCCCGATGGATCGGGCAAGTTGGCCACTTCATTGAGGCTCCGGGCCAAATCGGCTACGCGGGCTTCGGTCAGTTTAAGCCGGTCTTTTTTAGGGTCATCGTCCGGAATACGAGCCAGATCGAGCGCATTCTGAGCCAGAATAGAGTCGGTATTTGCCAGTAGTAAATCGGCCAGATACGACAACAAAGCCGATTTCTGTTCGTCGGACAACTGACGAACGGCCGAAGCAGCTTGCTTTGCCTGCTGCAAAAGGGGCGTAATTGTGTTGGTCATCGGTGAGCTCGAAAAAGCCGTCGCCTATGAAACTGCGCGCGTGTTATTCGGCGGTTTCTTCTAAAAGAGGCTGAATAGCCGGAGTTGGTTCCCGCAATGGAAAAGTTACCGTGATGGTCGTTCCTACCGATTCGACCGAAGCAACCTGTATATTTCCTTTGTGCAGATTAATGATGCGCCGGGTCAGGGCCAGGCCAATACCATGTCCTTTTACGGTCATAATGTTGTCGGCGCGGTAAAAGGGCTCGAAAATATGGGGCAAATCAGCGGCCGGAATCCCCAATCCTTCATCTACAAAGCTAACCTGCACCTGATCGGGCGTAAAGAGCAGGCTTACCGTTACGGCATGGTCAGACGAATACTTGCAGCCGTTCTCCATCAGGTTCTGGAAGGCCGTGGTGAGCAAATGGCTCTCACCGAGCAGAATCAGGTCTTCTTCCTGCTCGGGCATATTCTCAAAATCAATCTCGATCAGATAATCGGGCTGTTTCAGCAACAGGGCGCTACGAGCCTGCCACAGCAACTCATCGACCCGCACGGGCTGATAGTTCAGCGTGACCGAGTCGGAGTTGGCACGCACCAGTTCGAGCAGGCCGTTTACCAGCCCCATCATGTTTTTAACCGAGTCGAGCAATTCGCTTAATGAGGCTTCGTATTCAACCGTTGACCGCTGTTGCATAAGCGCCACGTCGATCTGACTCATCATAACCGCCAGGGGGGTACGTAGCTCGTGCGAGGCATGCGACACAAAACTTTTCTGGGTCACAAAGGCCTCTTCGAGCCGTTGTAGCATCTCATTAAACGTGAGTGCCAGCTGCGCCAGCTCATCGCGTTGGCGGCCTACCCGCAGCCGCCGGTGAATATTCGTTCCCGAAATAGCCTTGGCCTGCTCAATCAGTTCGGATACAGGCCGGAGGGCATCGCTGGAAAAAAGCCAGCCCGCAACGGCAACAACCATCAAACTAAACAGCCAGCCGAAAAACAGAATTTCGCGGAGCCGGTCAAGCTTGCTGAAGCCAAACCGGTCGTACCCTGAGGCTACCATGACGTAATCCTGCTTGTGCGTCGGCGAGTAGTAATGCATCACTACGGCTTCCAGGGTATCAACCCGAATCCGAATTGAGCCTCCTTTACGAGCCTGCCGACGCACCTCCGGCGTAATCTCAAACACGGGGTTTGTCTGGTTACTCCGGTAAACTTCCTTATCCTGATTATTGTACACAGACACCTGCTCTGCGACCATGGTAGTCAGGTCATCTTTAGAGGTCTGCCCCACGTCGTCCAGCAGCCGGGCGGCCGTCATGGCTTTATCCTCCAGACGTTGTTGAAACTCGTTTTCGCGAAATTGATTGTACAAATAGTAAATCGACAGCGAAAACAGCAGCATGATGGAAGCCACCAGCAACGTAAACAACAGCGTCAGACGGGTGCGGATGTTCATTCCTCTTTCAGCATGTAGCCCATCCCGATCACCGTATGGATCAGTTTGGGCGCGAACTCTTTATCTACTTTTTTACGAAGGAAATTGACATACACATCAATCACATTGGTGCCGGTATCGAAATGAATATCCCACACTTTTTCGGCAATGTCGACCCTTGACACCACCCGTCCCCGGTTGCGCATCAGGTATTCCAGCAAGCCAAACTCCTTGGCGGTCAGCTCAATGCGCTTTCCCTGCCGGCGAGCCACCTTCTCGTTCAGATCGAGTTCCAGATCGGCCACCTTCAGTACGTTGGGCTGCGGGCCGGTATCGTGGCCTCGTTTGTACAAGGCTTTCAACCGCGCCATCAGCTCCCGAAACTCAAACGGCTTCACCAGGTAATCGTCGGCCCCCGATTCAAAGCCCGTGAGCTTATCATCGACCGACCCCATGGCTGTCAGCATGAGTACGGGCGTTTTGATGTCTTCCTGCCGAATGGACTGTACCACATCAAACCCATTCATTTTAGGCAGGTTCACATCCATAATGATCACGTCGTACGCATTACTCAGCGCCATCGTCCGACCGATTTGACCGTCGTATGCCATTTCGACTTCACACTGCTGCTCTTCTAATCCTTTCTTGACGAATGAGGCCAATTTTGGCTCGTCTTCTACTACAAGTACCTTCATAAACGAAACTTACGGGTCAATTGGGCTTTTTACAAGAAACGTCCTAACTACTTATTTACCGCTTCGTTTCGAGATACGAATTATTCGCCATATTTCCGCAACAGGCAACAAAAAAACCGTTGAAGAGTCTCCAACGGTTTTCCGCTTCTATCCACA
It includes:
- a CDS encoding glycoside hydrolase family 43 protein — translated: MLHRFLAASLFSLLLSPVCAQTTKPATSGNPVFPGWYADPEVAVFGNKYWIYPTYSAPYEKQVFMDAFSSPDLVKWTKHPRIIDTTAVKWARRAMWAPSTIQKDGKYFLFFGANDVHEGEVGGIGVAVADKPEGPFRDYLGKPLIGQIHNGAQPIDQFVFKDKDGQYYMIYGGWRHCNIARLNADFKGFSPFPDGKTFREITPKGYVEGPLMFMRNGKYYFMWSEGGWTGPDYSVAYAIADSPFGPFERVGKILQQDPKVATGAGHHSMLNIPGTDEWYIVYHRRPLTETDGNHRETCIDRLEFDANGAIKPVQITVEGVKARPLR
- a CDS encoding beta-propeller fold lactonase family protein, coding for MKKQGISLALSLLATGVMAQQGPIQFTAKSIVALSDADMAASAMVDGNLLKDKFTKDALTTIGFPLDRSGSNINTSVISNSMALFDKVLAVSNNGRLAFVVEGRGQTGDSLTSLKGGLSGLPASTKMFTVDLSAGKPALKYGFAVGQNPTAVTINPTGNALIVASADPGKELRIVEVDGTGKPTRILTAASPVPNAVITDLAWHPGGQFVAYTIAGSQEVGLMKYALDATKKPNLVPHGKTIKVGAMPGTGKFNADGSVFVLVDAKKAANASGTGAGEVFAVQFSTDDTPGEHKILSQAATGEGPESVAISPDGSVVVVVNAGQSYQPFGNAAVAKSSLTVYALGKDGKLTQSADYPFEGIAPQSVDFDRSGDAIAVAVPEYLDYGMRNGGIEFWKVTKGDKPTLTKQAGRISLTRGCHAIKVIP
- a CDS encoding gluconokinase; translation: MPATLTIGADIGTTNVKAIAYEPHSDQIIAHASRPLHTLQPQPGYSEQDPEAIWQAFGDVMRELMQAVQQAGATVGVVAFSAAMHSLIAIDAQGNPITNALLWSDNRAEAEARTLRTHQAALGQAIYEQTGTPIHPMIPLCKLAYWRHHQPDLIRDAARFISIKEFLWVRLTGEYDIDFSMATATGLFDQEHRQWSPLALSVAGIADTQLSVPVPTMHIRPLLGSAATHTGLEPGTPLLIGASDGCLANLGAGAVAPGMTTLTIGTSGAIRQTVRQPLRDPQGRLFCYHLTEGYYVVGGPTNNGANVLQWLAEQFTRQTPEAVLAQAAQINAGADGLLFLPYLQGERAPLWDAAVRGAFHHVDWLHTQAHFVRATLEGVLFNLWSINQLLGDHTDPTHVIHANGGFAQSAFWVQMLADIAGVPVRLNASNESGAVGAILLALTATGHYPTLDVASGSVSFGKTYEPNPEHHRVYRETFERFRALQADLANN
- a CDS encoding gliding motility-associated C-terminal domain-containing protein translates to MRLKIYFLLWCTLGLSGSSFATHQVGGHLEMRALDTSPGRYLITVTNYLENNARGNQQGGGRLGIYRKRDNFLMLIFTTSQSGPRQPLVFANERCAEQRNLNFIVATFSAEINLDPLTYSDPLGYYISYQTRNRNDGIDNIMNPVNTGYTFYLEFPPLLRNGSPFLNSSPRFPNINGEYICLNDPFTFAFGGTDPDGDQLRYSLVSPLNQLGSGNNNTNNVSAGPYPDVVWAPGYGSDNAIPGKPALQVNPTTGELTVTATAQGLFVFAVKVEEYRNGQLIGEVRRDFQFLVVDCPPVSLPKAQVRAQNKPATATSFTICPNTGLTLLANTDPTWFYQWQRDGLNLPGDTLPTLEARMPGNYMVVVSSKTSCVQSSKSQALTITVVDVSTQLSSSGHLCPTTGTMSFSVPANDNQTYRWLVDGQIRAGAVQPTFTTEQPGRFQVEVTNTVYGCRVRSEERTVARSAPVLATLSSSASAICPSASLALIAGGGVSYRWQYNGQSLPHSAATFDAQTAGTYSLTAIDQYGCEGTSAPLVIGQVPPISVSLEPVPPSCGTVAPALTLTGKPDGGVFAGTGIAPTDPATGQFSPAMAGVGLHALTYTVRPAPWCEGVVARQNALVAPIPTINLPDTIKTWRGNTFTVEPQLTGAPNQFWWEPTAFLGNSRSAQLDIVDIQHDTTYYFRVRNEGLCEARDTVRVRVFSRIWIPDAFSPNRDGQNDVWELKGVEGFTKAELTIFNRWGEVVYWSNNGYQSPFDGTFQGQALPEGPYVFVLKPAPGYETIRGKVIVLR
- a CDS encoding glutamate-5-semialdehyde dehydrogenase — translated: MTNTITPLLQQAKQAASAVRQLSDEQKSALLSYLADLLLANTDSILAQNALDLARIPDDDPKKDRLKLTEARVADLARSLNEVANLPDPSGQVLLDRTIEKGLQLRKLAVPLGVVGAIYESRPNVTVDVAALCLRSGNACVLKGGKEADFSNRVLVGLIEQALEAFDIPRAAVTLLPLDGEGQRGAVVNELLTATRYVDIIIPRGSESLIQFVRKHSLVPTIETGAGVCHTYVHKTADLAKATAIVVNAKVTRPSVCNSLDCIVVDAAVAEAFLPMLKPGFTEYNVEVFADETAYGILERAGYPYLQRAQPADFGREFLDYKCAVRVVADEDEALAHIQLYSSRHSEAIVATDQMAINRFLNEVDAAAVYANASTRFTDGGVFGLGAEIGISTQKLHARGPFALEKLVTEKWVVVGDGQVR
- a CDS encoding HAMP domain-containing sensor histidine kinase; translated protein: MNIRTRLTLLFTLLVASIMLLFSLSIYYLYNQFRENEFQQRLEDKAMTAARLLDDVGQTSKDDLTTMVAEQVSVYNNQDKEVYRSNQTNPVFEITPEVRRQARKGGSIRIRVDTLEAVVMHYYSPTHKQDYVMVASGYDRFGFSKLDRLREILFFGWLFSLMVVAVAGWLFSSDALRPVSELIEQAKAISGTNIHRRLRVGRQRDELAQLALTFNEMLQRLEEAFVTQKSFVSHASHELRTPLAVMMSQIDVALMQQRSTVEYEASLSELLDSVKNMMGLVNGLLELVRANSDSVTLNYQPVRVDELLWQARSALLLKQPDYLIEIDFENMPEQEEDLILLGESHLLTTAFQNLMENGCKYSSDHAVTVSLLFTPDQVQVSFVDEGLGIPAADLPHIFEPFYRADNIMTVKGHGIGLALTRRIINLHKGNIQVASVESVGTTITVTFPLREPTPAIQPLLEETAE
- a CDS encoding response regulator transcription factor → MKVLVVEDEPKLASFVKKGLEEQQCEVEMAYDGQIGRTMALSNAYDVIIMDVNLPKMNGFDVVQSIRQEDIKTPVLMLTAMGSVDDKLTGFESGADDYLVKPFEFRELMARLKALYKRGHDTGPQPNVLKVADLELDLNEKVARRQGKRIELTAKEFGLLEYLMRNRGRVVSRVDIAEKVWDIHFDTGTNVIDVYVNFLRKKVDKEFAPKLIHTVIGMGYMLKEE